One Setaria viridis chromosome 5, Setaria_viridis_v4.0, whole genome shotgun sequence genomic region harbors:
- the LOC117854873 gene encoding uncharacterized protein, with product MESCGGEREQPGGVAGAAADIEVGALVWVVRRNGSWWPGRILGMDELPEDCSIPPRHTVTPIKLLGRPDGSIDWYNLEKSKRVKPFRCGEFDECIENAKVQAHVQNMSQNEGKCACREYAIMHALEIEKSRFPPEGHLNTYGSCESINNQVSKPINQTTECSKAGTFSLQDHRRSKMKIISFITPISKGSPKSDDNLLPLEHEATMKCHAPDSDVVELEARVEGAVCEPTDLENNIQVYDVEVTVLGNYTGLGLPLASLTSKSMGNPIKGYPVSVEVSEDYCSAASIDDHLPAIGNLECLLKSRVSLPQKKRSTRSKPGDHKKVNEHDLGKSSWPHAKKPAPDASPRKIQRLSSSLSNRRDHRMMQHGPLVGLMSPYYGWKLHQEEEIEEEEEEEEEVAPLHSATVHARENSKPNPVVEKGSLLRTHSPPGANCKRKAPCRLHAHPWVLPAVQGSII from the exons ATGGAGAGCtgcggaggagagagggagcagcccggcggcgtggcgggggcGGCAGCGGACATTGAGGTGGGTGCGCTCGTGTGGGTGGTGCGCCGCAACGGGTCCTGGTGGCCGGGACGGATCCTCGGCATGGACGAGCTGCCCGAGGACTGCTCCATCCCGCCGCGCCACACCGTCACGCCCATCAAGCTCCTGGGTCGCCCCGACGGCAGCAT TGACTGGTATAATCTTGAGAAGTCTAAGCGTGTGAAGCCATTTCGGTGTGGAGAATTTGACGAGTGCATAGAAAATGCCAAGGTTCAAGCTCACGTGCAAAACATGTCCCAAAATGAAGGGAAGTGTGCTTGCAGAGAGTATGCCATTATGCATGCCCTTGAAATAGAAAAGTCCCGTTTTCCACCTGAAG gACATTTGAATACTTATGGGTCTTGTGAATCCATAAACAATCAGGTCTCAAAACCTATCAATCAAACTACTGAATGTAGCAAAGCGGGCACGTTTTCTTTACAAGATCATAGAAGGTCCAAGATGAAAATCATTAGCTTTATCACCCCTATATCTAAAGGAAGCCCCAAGAGCGATGATAATTTGTTGCCGCTGGAGCATGAAGCTACAATGAAATGCCACGCACCAGACAGTGACGTGGTTGAGTTGGAGGCAAGGGTGGAAGGTGCTGTCTGTGAGCCCACTGACCTTGAGAATAATATACAAGTTTATGATGTCGAGGTGACTGTTCTTGGAAACTACACGGGCCTTGGTTTGCCCCTTGCTTCCCTGACAAGTAAATCGATGGGTAATCCCATTAAAGGCTACCCTGTCAGTGTGGAGGTTTCGGAGGATTATTGTTCTGCAGCAAGTATTGATGATCACCTCCCGGCAATTGGAAATCTTGAATGCCTACTGAAGAGTAGAGTTTCGTTACCACAGAAAAAAAGATCAACACGATCAAAGCCTGGTGATCATAAGAAGGTCAACGAGCATGATTTAGGTAAATCCAGCTGGCCACATGCCAAGAAACCAGCTCCAGATGCTTCACCCAGGAAAATCCAGAGGCTCTCATCTTCTTTGAGTAATCGGAGAGATCATCGGATGATGCAGCATGGGCCCTTGGTGGGCTTGATGAGCCCCTACTATGGCTGGAAGCTCCATCAGGAAGAAGAGattgaggaggaagaggaggaggaagaggaagtggCCCCCCTACATTCCGCCACAGTGCATGCAAGAGAGAACTCAAAACCGAATCCTGTAGTTGAGAAAGGCTCCCTGCTACGGACTCACTCACCGCCGGGAGCAAACTGCAAGAGAAAGGCTCCCTGCCGCCTACATGCTCACCCCTGGGTGCTGCCAGCAGTTCAAGGGAGTATCATCTGA
- the LOC117856710 gene encoding uncharacterized protein At1g51745, which yields MGSCAGEEEEWPGGVTGADAEVGALVWVRRRNGSWWPGRILGMDELPENTVIPPRSAGTPIKLLGRPDGSIDWYNLEKSKRVKSFRCGEYDECIQKAKALARHQKKTQTEGRYVRREDAIIHALEIERSRFPNNYDDDLEEDTDDDVCASQNIYSAKSKNINGFNKRSSRGARSMYDIEESSAQDMSQALTVYKKPQNLSSSSTRYASSKKKKRKGRKNFEDDTVQGFQRMRDLREIGTKNVTKQKSGAGIFSDVPLLESGPSFGYDLSSTNGIKKGKQSHSSIKKKRSNIGQSYENSRKKDRHRPLSKLCEDPEASGTYYHWDPSGQSSSQYPGGQMPNMFEPSRAKTIFSTDVNNCSYSSGTSSLETLLDTSHNNHKGSAISDGDKFFDDVLEEGHVDTYGSCTSIKDQISEPINQTTDCGIVGTSSTRHHRSSKKKNISSFAQIPEESRMKDNNSLLKQYEGTIKLDGGVFRPTELEDSIRHATPEHEESSETISNHSNSEKGTASLPYYVPLQVLPPLEPQPDLKPPRCPVTRPPTKRARADHRLYDVELTVRRSQRGHPVPLVSLMSKWTGKQIVGYPVTVEVLEDSRPAASRDEHCPAMSSLDSLLKSRVTEPRQARSSNASRSKSKSSCRKKASEHDLDKSWRPHAKKPASSPRKMRRLSSFAGSRRESGDRKPVVVKTGGPTVACVPLRLVFSRINEALSFSVRQENPT from the exons ATGGGGAGCTgcgcgggagaggaggaggagtggcCCGGCGGCGTGACGGGGGCGGACGCCGAGGTCGGGGCGCTCGTCTGGGTGCGCCGCCGCAACGGATCCTGGTGGCCGGGCCGGATCCTCGGCATGGATGAGCTGCCCGAGAACACCGTCATCCCTCCGCGCTCCGCTGGCACGCCCATCAAGCTACTCGGCCGCCCCGACGGCAGCAT TGACTGGTATAATCTCGAGAAGTCTAAACGTGTGAAGTCATTTCGTTGTGGAGAATATGATGAATGTATACAAAAAGCAAAGGCTCTAGCTCGCCATCAAAAGAAGACACAGACTGAAGGGAGGTATGTTCGCCGAGAGGATGCCATTATCCATGCCCTTGAAATTGAAAGGTCCCGTTTTCCAAATAACTATGATGATGATCTTGAAGAGGACACCGATGATGATGTTTGTGCATCCCAGAATATCTATTCTGCAAAATCTAAAAACATAAATGGGTTCAACAAAAGATCTTCTCGTGGCGCAAGGAGTATGTATGATATAGAAGAAAGTTCAGCTCAAGATATGTCTCAAGCCTTGACAGTGTATAAAAAGCCACAGAATTTATCCTCTTCAAGTACTAGGTATGCAtcatcaaaaaagaagaagcgtAAAGGACGTAAGAATTTCGAGGATGATACAGTTCAAGGATTCCAGCGTATGAGAGATCTTAGGGAGATTGGAACAAAGAATGTTACCAAGCAGAAGTCTGGTGCGGGCATCTTTTCCGATGTACCTCTTCTTGAAAGTGGACCAAGCTTTGGCTATGATTTGTCCAGTACTAATGGGATAAAAAAGGGCAAGCAATCTCATTCATCCATAAAAAAGAAACGATCCAATATCGGGCAATCCTATGAAAATTCGAGGAAGAAAGATAGGCATCGTCCTCTGTCGAAGTTATGTGAAGATCCAGAAGCGTCTGGAACATATTATCACTGGGACCCTTCAGGCCAGTCTTCTAGCCAGTACCCAGGAGGCCAGATGCCCAATATGTTTGAACCAAGTAGGGCAAAAACTATTTTTTCAACTGATGTAAATAACTGTTCCTACAGCTCAGGCACTTCAAGTTTGGAGACATTATTAGATACATCACACAACAATCACAAAGGTTCTGCCATCTCTGATGGTGATAAATTTTTTGATGATGTTCTGGAGGAAG GTCATGTTGATACTTATGGATCTTGTACGTCCATAAAGGATCAGATTTCAGAGCCGATTAATCAAACTACTGACTGTGGCATAGTTGGTACATCTTCAACTCGGCATCATAGAAGTTCCAAGAAGAAAAACATAAGCTCTTTTGCTCAGATACCTGAAGAAAGCCGCATGAAGGATAATAATTCGCTGCTAAAGCAGTATGAAGGGACAATAAAATTGGATGGTGGTGTCTTTAGGCCTACTGAACTTGAGGATAGTATACGACATGCAACTCCTGAGCATGAAGAATCCTCTGAAACTATAAGCAACCATTCAAACTCTGAGAAGGGCACAGCATCATTACCATATTATGTTCCACTGCAAGTACTACCACCGCTTGAACCGCAGCCTGATCTGAAACCTCCAAGATGCCCTGTAACGAGGCCGCCAACCAAGAGAGCGCGTGCAGACCATAGATTATATGATGTTGAGCTGACTGTCCGAAGAAGCCAGAGGGGTCATCCCGTGCCCCTTGTTTCCCTCATGAGTAAATGGACAGGTAAACAAATTGTTGGGTACCCTGTCACTGTGGAGGTTTTGGAGGATAGTCGTCCCGCAGCAAGTAGAGATGAGCACTGCCCAGCAATGAGCAGTCTCGACTCCTTACTGAAGAGCAGAGTTACAGAACCACGGCAAGCAAGATCTTCAAATGCATCACGATCAAAATCTAAGTCTAGTTGTCGGAAAAAGGCCTCGGAGCATGATTTGGACAAGTCCTGGCGGCCCCATGCCAAGAAACCAGCATCTTCACCGAGGAAAATGCGGAGGCTCTCATCTTTTGCTGGCAGCCGGAGGGAGAGCGGAGACAGGAAGCCTGTGGTCGTGAAAACTGGTGGACCTACTGTTGCATGCGTTCCACTTCGACTCGTCTTCAGTAGGATCAACGAAGCACTAAGCTTCTCAGTGAGGCAAGAAAACCCCACCTGA
- the LOC117856711 gene encoding ras-related protein RIC1 has product MNPEYDYLFKLLLIGDSGVGKSCLLLRFADDSYLESYISTIGVDFKIRTVEQDGKTIKLQIWDTAGQERFRTITSSYYRGAHGIIVVYDVTDQESFNNVKQWLNEIDRYASENVNKLLVGNKCDLAESRVVSYEAGKALADEIGIPFLETSAKDATNVEKAFMTMAGEIKNRMASQPAASGASRPATVQMRGQPVAQQSSCCS; this is encoded by the exons ATGAACCCCGAGTA TGACTACCTCTTCAAGCTGCTCCTCATCGGGGACTCGGGCGTCGGGAAGTCTTGCCTGCTGCTGAGGTTTGCG GATGATTCATACCTGGAGAGCTATATCAGTACGATTGGTGTTGATTTT AAAATCCGCACTGTTGAGCAAGATGGGAAGACAATAAAGTTGCAGATT TGGGATACTGCTGGCCAAGAGCGCTTTAGGACCATCACAAGCAGCTACTACCGTGGAGCTCATGGCATCATT GTCGTGTATGATGTGACTGACCAGGAGAGCTTCAACAATGTCAAGCAGTGGCTGAATGAAATTGACAGGTATGCCAGTGAAAATGTGAACAAGCTTTTGGTGGGGAACAAGTGCGACCTGGCTGAGAGCAGAGTAGTTTCTTATGAGGCTGGCAAG GCCCTTGCTGATGAGATCGGGATACCGTTCCTGGAGACTAGTGCCAAGGATGCAACAAATGTGGAGAAGGCATTCATGACCATGGCAGGAGAGATAAAGAACAG GATGGCAAGTCAGCCGGCTGCAAGTGGTGCTAGCAGGCCTGCAACAGTGCAAATGCGGGGTCAGCCTGTTGCTCAGCAAAGCAGCTGCTGCTCTTGA
- the LOC117856344 gene encoding uncharacterized protein, producing the protein MGLNIIEMLTPTSSPFYRIVPSNAAIPLGQVVLLVTFGTKKHYRTEYIRFKVADFETSHHAILGRPALPKFMAIPHYVYLILKMLGPKRVLSLREDLKKSYKCDTEAVELSTTTQVPNSIQQVFAASKKLSPTELEIPKNKSGATKVKPANDMDSKAINLETGDTSKTALISTGLDAK; encoded by the coding sequence atgggcctcaacatcataGAAATGCTTACCCCGACGAGCTCTCCATTCTACAGGATTGTCCCAAGCAACGCAGCTATACCTCTTGGACAAGTAGTCCTactagttacctttgggaccaagaAGCACTACCGGACCGAGTACATCCGGTTCAAGGTGGCAGACTTTGAGACTTCTCAtcacgccatccttggaagGCCAGCATTgcccaagttcatggccatcccgcattatgtgTACTTAATACTCAAGATGCTGGGACCTAAGAGAGTCCTCTCCCTCCGCGAAGACTTGAAGAAATCATACAAgtgtgacaccgaagccgtcGAATTGTCCACGACTACTCAAGTACCCAATtcaatacaacaagtcttcgccgcttcaaagaagctctccCCTACAGAACTCGAAATTCCAAAGAATAAGTCAGGAgctaccaaggtcaagccggcaaatGACATGGACTCCAAAGCCATCAACCTCGAAACCGGTGACACCTCCAAGACCGCCCTGATTAGCACAGGGCTGGatgctaaatag